The Zingiber officinale cultivar Zhangliang chromosome 10A, Zo_v1.1, whole genome shotgun sequence genome contains a region encoding:
- the LOC122026974 gene encoding uncharacterized protein LOC122026974: MAEFRHREADLEFRCGLEELVRGHFDGCMGTGLSSSCAAGGGEEEEEGNTIEAEQLAARRRRRSDLDGDDLAESSSAARRHSRVFSRWVARQAEEMITTMERRNRESELMALAGRHPVSMLDPSFLRESRRSPSAVTAVERPVVSRASSMLQMWRELEDVTAAARAERRSTAAVSALRDRLPLEGRNELDGSSVTASESEYPGYAQWAHGHTDSSSRRGPVDEDDRGSSREQSPDLDDAVRERVRQIVRGWMTESEIAESASRIARSNETPRAHGLGELERERVRLVREWVQMTSQQPRESRASRREERQRERNESVTDGHPELVRRELLGLRGRQARLELITRMASERQNELQALSEHHAVSGFAHRNRIQVLLRGRFLRNGVMTDDQERSPSIAERELGQLRQHHHVSGLREGIYFQLENSVHDEATSQPYSSANESFSVTDQFLASTGTYLSSINTEEATQSSEDININQTVEREEMLGLESNHHVETHDIQETPADVAEQQEDTGHDRVGWESNDVVTIVDWPEETRGTLEDMDFNANWQENMDQDWPLETTGYDIGEDSPLHEAHEEWHEDEPPNTAENWQDEQEDPATNRRSSPIRRVNRFIPPDDERVYSMELRELLSRRSVSNLLHSGFRESLDQLIQSYVQRQGTTPFDWDIGRPLPIITPEEDGAERRDGQTRATMRSNVFPPPRLPSRPPLWHSRTHMNNWVRRNMHRSEIEWDAFSDLKAEIVRMQQGMNNMQRMLEACMEMQVELQRAVRQEVSAALNRSYGKGCSEEALIDGFKWNQVGKGICCVCCDNHIDSLLYRCGHMCTCSMCAHELVKAGSKCPLCRAPIVEVIRAYSIN; this comes from the exons ATGGCGGAGTTCCGACACAGGGAGGCCGATCTGGAGTTCCGGTGCGGACTCGAAGAGCTCGTGCGCGGCCACTTCGACGGCTGCATGGGCACCGGGCTCTCCTCCTCCTGCGCGGCGGGGGgcggcgaggaggaggaggagggaaatACGATCGAGGCCGAGCAGCTCGCTGCCCGAAGACGCCGCAGGTCCGATCTTGACGGCGACGACCTCGCTGAGTCCTCGTCCGCGGCGCGCCGACACTCGAGAGTGTTCAGCCGGTGGGTCGCGCGCCAGGCTGAGGAAATGATTACCACCATGGAGCGGCGGAACCGCGAGTCTGAGCTGATGGCGCTGGCAGGTCGCCACCCTGTGTCCATGCTCGATCCTTCCTTTCTCAGGGAGTCCCGTAGGTCGCCGTCGGCTGTCACCGCGGTGGAACGTCCGGTTGTTTCTCGTGCGTCGTCGATGCTGCAGATGTGGCGGGAGCTCGAGGACGTGACGGCTGCTGCGAGGGCGGAGCGTAGGAGCACCGCGGCAGTGTCTGCACTTCGTGATCGGCTTCCTTTGGAAGGCCGGAATGAGCTGGATGGCAGCTCGGTTACAGCAAGCGAGAGTGAGTATCCTGGATACGCACAGTGGGCTCACGGACATACAGACTCCTCTTCTAGACGGGGTCCAGTGGATGAGGATGATCGGGGATCAAGTCGGGAACAATCTCCTGACCTTGATGACGCGGTAAGGGAGAGGGTGCGACAGATAGTACGTGGTTGGATGACGGAGAGTGAGATTGCAGAATCAGCATCTAGGATTGCCCGCAGTAATGAGACGCCGAGGGCGCATGGGCTAGGGGAACTTGAAAGGGAGAGAGTGAGATTGGTGAGAGAGTGGGTGCAGATGACGAGTCAGCAACCGAGAGAAAGCCGTGCTAGTCGGAGGGAGGAAAGGCAGAGGGAAAGAAATGAGTCTGTAACTGATGGCCATCCTGAGCTTGTGAGAAGGGAATTGCTGGGGTTGCGGGGCAGACAAGCTCGACTTGAGTTGATCACGAGGATGGCATCGGAAAGGCAGAATGAGCTCCAGGCATTATCAGAGCATCATGCAGTTTCAGGATTTGCTCACCGCAATCGCATTCAA GTATTGCTGAGGGGACGATTTTTAAGAAATGGTGTAATGACAGATGACCAAGAGAGGTCACCATCAATTGCAGAAAGAGAATTAGGTCAGTTGAGGCAACATCATCATGTCTCTGGTCTAAG AGAGGGTATTTACTTTCAATTAGAGAATTCTGTTCATGATGAAGCAACAAGCCAGCCTTATTCTTCAGCCAATGAAAGCTTTTCTGTGACAGATCAATTTCTAGCCAGTACTGGAACATATTTATCTAGCATCAATACTGAGGAGGCGACTCAATCTAGTGAGGATATTAACATTAACCAAACAGTAGAGAGAGAAGAGATGCTTGGGTTGGAGAGTAATCATCATGTTGAAACTCATGATATTCAGGAAACTCCTGCTGATGTAGCTGAGCAACAAGAAGATACTGGTCATGATAGAGTTGGCTGGGAATCAAATGATGTTGTTACTATAGTTGATTGGCCTGAAGAAACCAGGGGAACCCTTGAGGATATGGATTTCAATGCAAACTGGCAGGAAAACATGGATCAGGATTGGCCATTGGAAACCACTGGGTATGATATTGGAGAAGACAGTCCTCTACATGAAGCTCATGAAGAATGGCATGAGGATGAACCTCCTAATACTGCCGAAAACTGGCAGGATGAACAGGAAGATCCTGCAACAAATCGAAGGTCTAGTCCTATTAGACGAGTCAACAGATTTATCCCTCCTGATGATGAACGTGTATACAGTATGGAGCTTAGGGAACTCCTTAGTAG GAGGAGTGTTTCTAACCTTCTTCATAGTGGATTTCGTGAAAGTTTAGACCAATTAATACAATCCTATGTTCAACGACAAGGCACAACTCCATTTGATTGGGATATAGGCAGGCCATTGCCTATCATTACACCAGAAGAAGATGGGGCTGAGAGAAGAGATGGTCAAACTCGGGCTACTATGAGGTCTAATGTGTTTCCACCGCCACGTTTGCCATCAAGACCACCACTTTGGCACTCCAGGACTCATATGAACAATTGGGTTAGGCGAAACATGCATCGCTCAGAAATT GAATGGGATGCTTTCAGTGACTTAAAGGCAGAAATTGTTAGGATGCAACAGGGAATGAATAATATGCAAAGAATGCTGGAAGCTTGCATGGAAATGCAAGTGGAGTTACAACGTGCAGTTAGACAGGAAGTCTCTGCAGCTTTGAATCGGTCTTATGGCAAAG GCTGCAGTGAGGAAGCACTTATTGATGGATTCAAATGGAATCAAGTTGGAAAAGGGATCTGCTGTGTCTGTTGCGATAACCATATCGACTCTCTTCTTTACAG ATGTGGCCATATGTGCACTTGCTCAATGTGTGCTCATGAGTTGGTCAAAGCTGGAAGTAAGTGCCCCTTGTGCCGCGCACCTATTGTCGAGGTCATCAGGGCCTACTCGATCAACTAG